GGGCACGGGCTTCGATGGCGCGCGGGTTCTCCCGAAGGTTGGCGATCTCACGCTCCAGCGCAGCCCGCTGGGAGCGGAGCCGGTCGATCTCTTCCGCCAGGGCCTGGCGCTCGCTGCGCAGCCGGCGCAGCTCGCGGGCGCCCTGCTCGCCCAGCAGCGCCACGGCCGAAAAAGTCAGCGCCGCCGACAGAACGAGCCCCAGGACGAGTTTTTCCCGGAACCTCACCGGGGGTCTCCCCGGCGGGTGCCAGGCCGGCTCATTCGAGGCGGAACCGGACGCGGATCGTACCCCACTGCTCCTTCTCCTCCCCCGGCGGCAGGGGGTTGAAGCGAAAGTCTCTGATGTAGGCCAGGGCTGCCCGGTCGAGCTCCGGGTCTCCCCGCTGGAGCTCGAAGGCCCGGGTGACCTCTCCTCGGGGAGAGACATAGAACCGGATGGCCACCGAGGCCGGGTTGCGGATGGGTACCCGGGGCGGCGGCGGCTCGTGGACCACCTCCCGCCTGGAGCCCGCTTCCCACTCGATGTCCAGGGGAGCCAGGGCCTCTCGGACATCGGGTTCCGGAGACTCGGCGGGGGCCGCCACGGCTGCCTGGAGCAGGGCCTGGGCCAGGCCGGCTGCCGCCCGGGGGGCGGGCCCCGGTGCCCGAACGGGAGGCAGGGAGGGCCGGCCCGGCAGGGGCAGCCCCTCGGCGGGGGTAAGCCGGGGCATGGCCAGGGTGTCGGGTTCGGGCAAGAGGACCCGGCGCTCGGGCAGGCGCACCGGCGATGCCGCCGGCGGCAGGGCGGCGGCAGCCGGCTCGCCGGGGGTCAGGGCGCTTCCCAGGGCAGCGGCCTTCTCGGGGGAGAGGGGCGCCGCCGGGGTGGGCTCCGCGGGCTCGAGGGGCTCCAGGGGCGGAGCCAGGGGCGGAGGCTCGCGAAGCTCCACTTCCACCAAGTGCTCGCCCCCCGCCAAGAGGCGCACCCGCACCGCGGGCACCACAAGCACCGCCACGAGGTGCAGGGCCAGGCTGGTGCCCACGGCCAGGGCCAGGGCCGCGCGGGGCGACACGCCCGCTCACCGCCTGGGCCGGGTGGCGATGGCCAGGCGGCTCAGTCCCGAGGTCTTGGCCCGGTCCATTACGTCCACCACGAACCGGTGGGGCGTCTCCTCGTCGGCCTCGATCACCACCAGGGTGTCCCGGTCGGCCCGGGCCGTGTCGCGGAAGCGGGCCTCCAGGTCTTCGGGGCTCGCCCGCTGGTCGCCCAGGTACAGGGCGCCCGCCGGGTCCACCTTGATGCGCAGCTCCTGGCGCTCGTGGCGCACGGGCTCGGCCGCCGCCTGGGGGAGGTTGATGCGGATCCCCGGCGAGACCACGAAGGTGGTGGAGAGCATGAAGAAAATCAGCAGCAGGAAGACGCAGTCGATCAGCGGCGTGATGTCGGGCGTCACCTGCTCGCGGCGTGCCTTGCGAAACTTCATGCATCGCCCTCGGCGCGCGCCGGGGTGCGGGCGCGCGGGTCGAGGTTCTTCACCAGGTCCACGAAGTGCAGCGCATACTGTTCGAGGCCCAGGATGAGGCGGTCGAGCTTGCCCAGGAAGTAGCGGTAGGCCACGAAGGCCGGGATGGCCACGGTGAGCCCGGCCGCGGTGGTGATGAGGGCCTCGCTGATCCCCCCGGCGAGGCTCGCCGGGTTGCCCACCCCCTGGACGCTGATGACGGTGAACGCCTTGATCATGCCCGAAACCGTCCCCAGGAGCCCCAGGAGCGGGGCCACGTTGGCCACCGTTCCCAGGATGCCCACGTAGCGCTCCAGGTGGGCGGCCTCCCGGCGGCCCACCTCCTCCACG
The genomic region above belongs to Thermodesulfobacteriota bacterium and contains:
- a CDS encoding septum formation initiator family protein, with the translated sequence MRFREKLVLGLVLSAALTFSAVALLGEQGARELRRLRSERQALAEEIDRLRSQRAALEREIANLRENPRAIEARARKDLGMIRQGETVFLLPERHAPR
- a CDS encoding energy transducer TonB, translating into MSPRAALALAVGTSLALHLVAVLVVPAVRVRLLAGGEHLVEVELREPPPLAPPLEPLEPAEPTPAAPLSPEKAAALGSALTPGEPAAAALPPAASPVRLPERRVLLPEPDTLAMPRLTPAEGLPLPGRPSLPPVRAPGPAPRAAAGLAQALLQAAVAAPAESPEPDVREALAPLDIEWEAGSRREVVHEPPPPRVPIRNPASVAIRFYVSPRGEVTRAFELQRGDPELDRAALAYIRDFRFNPLPPGEEKEQWGTIRVRFRLE
- a CDS encoding biopolymer transporter ExbD, whose amino-acid sequence is MKFRKARREQVTPDITPLIDCVFLLLIFFMLSTTFVVSPGIRINLPQAAAEPVRHERQELRIKVDPAGALYLGDQRASPEDLEARFRDTARADRDTLVVIEADEETPHRFVVDVMDRAKTSGLSRLAIATRPRR
- a CDS encoding MotA/TolQ/ExbB proton channel family protein; its protein translation is MYEYLLKGGVLMIPIVACSVIALAVFFERAWTLRGSRNLPKDLVRRAEDLVRRGQIEEAMALCRRSRSPMGAVIQAALRHAGQGRDTVKEAVEEVGRREAAHLERYVGILGTVANVAPLLGLLGTVSGMIKAFTVISVQGVGNPASLAGGISEALITTAAGLTVAIPAFVAYRYFLGKLDRLILGLEQYALHFVDLVKNLDPRARTPARAEGDA